Proteins from one Procambarus clarkii isolate CNS0578487 chromosome 72, FALCON_Pclarkii_2.0, whole genome shotgun sequence genomic window:
- the LOC123773703 gene encoding ATP-binding cassette sub-family F member 2, giving the protein MPSDAKKKREQKKKEAAKAKQIGKKVDIKEEKEPQENGSSNNSKKNSRETTPLMNGSTNGTEKLSSEEILCRKLEEDMKIASEARSCTGVLGIHPRARDIKIDNFSITFHGSEMLQDTKIELNCGRRYGLIGANGCGKSTLLAALAQREVPIQSHIDIFHLVREMPASDKTALQCVKEVDEERVRLEALAEELAASEDDEAQEQLMDIYERLEDLGADTAEAKAAFILHGLGFTHHMMEKKCKEFSGGWRMRIALARALFVKPHLLLLDEPTNHLDLDACVWLEEELAKYKRILVIISHSQDFMNGVCSNVIHMDKKKLIYYGGNYDAFVRTRLELLENQMKQYQWEQDQIAHMKNYIARFGHGSAKLARQAQSKEKTLAKMVAGGLTEKVNKDKCLTFSFPDCGKVPPPVIMVQNVNFRYNENSPWIYKNLEFGIDLDTRLALVGPNGAGKSTLLKLLYGELNPSTGMIRKNTHLRIARYHQHLHELLDLDASPLEYMMTQFPDLKERDEVRKIIGRYGLTGKQQVSPIRQLSDGQRCRVVFAWLAQQAPHLLLLDEPTNHLDMDTIDALGDAIRDFEGGLVLVSHDFRLISQVAEEIWICEKETVTKWQGDILSYKDMLKKKVLRDNEKRKKMI; this is encoded by the exons CCTCAGGAAAATGGGAGTTCAAACAACTCAAAGAAGAACTCTCGTGAAACAACACCATTGATGAACGGCAGCACAAATGGCACTGAGAAGCTTAGTTCTGAAG AAATTCTTTGCCGTAAACTTGAAGAAGATATGAAAATTGCTAGTGAAGCCCGTTCCTGCACTGGTGTCTTGGGCATCCACCCACGTGCTCGGGATATTAAGATTGacaacttctccatcactttccACGGATCAGAGATGCTTCAAGACACCAAAATAGAGTTAAATTGTGGTCGACG GTATGGATTAATTGGTGCCAATGGCTGTGGAAAATCAACCCTGTTAGCAGCATTAGCCCAGAGAGAGGTCCCTATTCAGAGTCATATAGATATCTTCCATTTGGTACGTGAAATGCCAGCTTCGGACAAGACGGCACTCCAATGTGTTAAGGAAGTGGATGAAGAGAGAGTTCGCTTAGAAGCACTGGCTGAAGAATTGGCAGCAAGTGAAGATGATG AAGCTCAGGAACAACTCATGGATATATACGAACGTTTGGAAGACTTGGGAGCTGACACAGCTGAGGCCAAAGCAGCTTTTATCCTTCATGGTCTTGGTTTTACACATCACATGATGGAAAAGAAATGTAAGGAGTTTTCTGGAGGTTGGCGGATGAGAATCGCATTGGCAAGAGCACTCTTCGTCAAACCTCATCTGCTGTTGCTTGACGAACCCACAAACCATCTGGATTTGGATGCTTGTGTGTGGCTTGAAGAAGAATTAGCCAAGTATAAGCGAATTTTGGTCATCATCTCTCATTCACAG GACTTCATGAATGGTGTTTGTTCCAATGTTATCCACATGGACAAGAAGAAATTGATATATTACGGAGGTAATTACGATGCATTTGTGCGCACGCGCCTCGAGTTGCTGGAAAATCAGATGAAGCAGtatcaatgggaacaggaccagaTCGCACACATGAAG AATTACATTGCAAGGTTTGGTCATGGTTCAGCCAAGCTTGCTCGTCAGGCTCAGTCCAAGGAGAAGACTCTGGCAAAAATGGTTGCTGGTGGCCTTACAGAAAAAGTGAATAAAGACAAGTGTCTCACATTTTCTTTTCCGGATTGTGGTAAAGTTCCTCCCCCG GTTATCATGGTCCAAAATGTTAATTTCCGCTATAATGAAAATAGTCCCTGGATCTATAAAAACTTGGAGTTTGGTATTGACTTAGACACGCGGTTGGCTTTGGTAGGCCCCAATGGTGCAGGCAAGTCAACTCTCCTCAAGCTGTTGTATGGAGAATTGAATCCCTCCACAGGGATGATACGCAAGAATACTCATCTCAGGATTGCCCGTTATCATCAGCATCTTCATGAACTACTTGACTTGGATGCATCTCCTTTGGAGTACATGATGACTCAATTCCCTGATCTTAAGGAACGTGATGAG GTCCGCAAAATCATTGGTCGATACGGATTAACCGGAAAGCAGCAGGTTTCTCCAATTCGTCAGTTGAGCGATGGACAGCGTTGTCGTGTTGTATTTGCATGGCTGGCCCAACAGGCACCACATTTACTCCTACTTGATGAACCTACTAATCACTTGGATATGGACACAATTGATGCTCTGGGTGATGCTATAAGGGATTTTGAAGGTGGCCTGGTACTAGTTTCTCACGACTTCAGACTAATATCTCAG GTAGCAGAAGAAATTTGGATCTGCGAAAAAGAAACGGTCACGAAATGGCAAGGAGACATTCTTTCATATAAGGATATGCTGAAGAAGAAAGTTCTG